The following are encoded together in the Vicia villosa cultivar HV-30 ecotype Madison, WI unplaced genomic scaffold, Vvil1.0 ctg.000397F_1_1, whole genome shotgun sequence genome:
- the LOC131627715 gene encoding probable leucine-rich repeat receptor-like serine/threonine-protein kinase At3g14840 isoform X5, producing the protein MGEPPNRRLDIVQSNVYCNCSIAGDNFCHVISITLKGQNLPGTLPPRLTRLRYLQTIDLSRNYLHGTIPKQWGSMMNISKIALPVNRLTGSIPAEIANISTLQNLELWNNQLSGNLPPELGYLTQIQTLRVSSNNFTGELPVTLAKLITLLDFRIEDNQFSGKIPDYIQNWKSIQKLMIQGSGLSGPIPSGISLLTNLTNLRISDLNGSDYAPLPQLNNLTSLEKLILRNCNINGTLPNYLRNMTTLKHLDLSFNNLSGIIPSTYAYLNNLTYIILTGNLLTGSMPPWSTKVNVDLSYNNFSLSQVSQICQNDKVNLFSTSWARNDIGTTSCLSFECPKPSNSLYINCGGNQAKVNRTTYDGDSDSSGPARFHASPTGKWASSTTGAFIDSDQLGATYYSTKYTSTLTMVDAELYMTARVSPISLTYYGFCLENGSYTVNLHFAEIMIRDDQTYGSLGRRVFDIYLQGKAVQKDFNIAEEAGGVGKKIVKQFNVVVTSNTLEIRLYWAGKGTQFLPNRSVYGPLISAISVETADSPHGSISAGAVVGIVVAATVIIILVFGTLWWKGCFGKKNSLAKELESLDLHTGLFTLRQIKAATNNFDLSNKIGEGGFGPVYKGCLPNGTLIAVKQLSSKSKQGNREFLNEIGMISALQHPYLVKLYGCCVEGDQLLLIYEYLENNSLARALFGPEEHQIRLDWSTRKKICVGIARGLAYLHEESRLKVVHRDIKATNVLLDKDLDPKISDFGLARLDEEENTHISTRIAGTYGYMAPEYAMHGYLTDKADVYSFGIVVLEIISGKNNTLYRSKEEAFYLLDWAHLLKERGDLMELVDRRLGADFNKKEAMVVINVALLCTNVTSNLRPSMSSVVSYLEGRTMVPEFVSDSSEVMDEKKMEVMRKYYYQMEENTSQSQRILNDGSWTATSSSAVDLYPVHLDSSYWEERN; encoded by the exons ATGGGTGAGCCTCCCAATCGCAGATTGGATATCGTACAGAGCAATGTTTACTGTAACTGCTCTATTGCCGGTGACAATTTCTGCCATGTTATTTCAAT AACTTTGAAAGGGCAAAATCTTCCTGGCACTCTCCCACCAAGACTGACCAGGTTGCGTTACCTTCAAACAAT TGACCTCTCTCGCAATTATTTGCATGGTACAATTCCAAAACAATGGGGCTCCATGATGAATATTAGTAAAAT TGCTCTTCCAGTAAACCGATTAACGGGTTCAATACCAGCtgagattgcaaacatatctactCTCCAAAATTT GGAGTTATGGAACAATCAGTTGTCAGGAAATCTTCCTCCTGAACTTGGGTATCTAACCCAAATTCAAACACT GCGAGTTTCCTCTAACAATTTTACTGGAGAACTACCTGTGACATTGGCCAAGCTCATTACATTGCTGGATTT CCGAATTGAGGACAATCAATTCTCTGGAAAGATACCTGATTATATTCAGAACTGGAAAAGTATACAAAAACT AATGATTCAAGGAAGTGGATTAAGTGGGCCGATTCCTTCTGGAATTTCACTCTTGACAAACTTAACTAACTT GAGAATTAGTGATTTGAATGGATCTGACTATGCACCTTTGCCACAACTTAATAATCTGACGTCATTAGAAAAACT GATTCTAAGGAATTGCAACATTAACGGGACGCTACCTAATTATCTTAGGAATATGACAACATTAAAGCATTT AGACCTCAGCTTTAACAACTTAAGTGGAATAATTCCTTCGACCTATGCTTACCTAAACAACTTGACATACAT AATTTTAACTGGAAACCTTCTCACTGGATCAATGCCTCCTTGGTCAACAAAAGTCAACGT AGACCTTTCATACAATAACTTCAGCTTAAGCCAAGTGAGTCAGATATGTCAAAATGATAAAGT GAACTTGTTTTCTACCTCATGGGCACGCAATGACAT AGGAACAACTTCGTGTTTGAGCTTTGAATGTCCCAAAC CCTCAAACTCCCTTTATATAAATTGTGGTGGAAATCAAGCAAAAGTCAACAGAACAACCTATGATGGTGATTCAGATTCATCTGGACCAGCTAGATTCCATGCCAGTCCAACAGGAAAATGGGCATCTAGCACCACTGGTGCATTCATTGATAGTGATCAACTTGGAGCAACTTATTATTCCACAAAATATACCTCTACACTTACTATGGTGGATGCTGAATTGTACATGACTGCGCGCGTTTCTCCTATTTCTTTGACTTATTATGGATTTTGCCTGGAAAATGGAAGCTACACAGTAAATCTACATTTTGCTGAAATAATGATCAGAGATGATCAAACCTATGGTAGTCTTGGAAGGCGTGTATTTGATATCTACCTTCAG GGAAAGGCAGTGCAAAAGGACTTCAATATTGCAGAAGAAGCAGGAGGAGTTGGTAAGAAAATTGTAAAACAGTTCAATGTTGTTGTTACTAGTAATACCTTGGAGATCCGATTGTATTGGGCTGGAAAAGGGACACAGTTTCTCCCTAATAGATCAGTATACGGTCCTCTTATATCAGCTATATCAGTTGAAACTG CAGACTCTCCACATGGAAGCATATCTGCAGGAGCTGTGGTTGGAATTGTGGTTGCAGCAACAGTTATTATCATTCTAGTATTTGGTACACTTTGGTGGAAAGGATGTTTTGGAAAGAAAAATTCATTAGCAAAAG AGCTGGAGAGTTTAGACCTACACACGGGTTTATTTACCTTAAGACAAATCAAAGCAGCCACAAATAACTTTGATCTTTCCAATAAGATTGGAGAAGGAGGGTTTGGTCCCGTGTACAAG GGATGTTTACCCAATGGGACATTAATAGCAGTAAAGCAACTTTCTTCTAAATCAAAGCAAGGGAATCGTGAGTTTTTAAATGAGATAGGCATGATTTCTGCTTTGCAGCATCCTTATCTTGTTAAACTCTATGGTTGTTGTGTGGAGGGAGATCAGTTGTTGCTGATATATGAATACTTGGAAAACAATAGTTTAGCTCGTGCTTTATTTG GTCCAGAAGAACATCAAATAAGATTAGATTGGTCAACTAGGAAGAAGATCTGTGTTGGTATTGCTAGAGGATTGGCATACCTTCATGAAGAATCAAGACTGAAGGTTGTTCACAGGGACATCAAAGCAACTAATGTGTTGCTTGATAAAGATCTTGACCCAAAGATATCTGATTTTGGTTTGGCCAGACTTGATGAGGAGGAGAACACTCACATTAGCACTAGAATTGCTGGGACCTA CGGATATATGGCTCCTGAGTACGCAATGCATGGTTATTTGACGGACAAAGCAGACGTTTATAGTTTTGGAATTGTTGTCTTGGAAATCATTAGTGGAAAGAACAACACCCTCTATCGGTCAAAGGAGGAGGCATTCTATCTTCTTGATTGG gCACATTTGTTGAAGGAGAGGGGTGACCTAATGGAGCTAGTTGATAGAAGATTAGGAGCAGATTTCAACAAAAAGGAAGCTATGGTGGTAATAAATGTGGCTCTCCTATGCACGAATGTAACTTCAAACCTTAGGCCCTCCATGTCGTCGGTGGTAAGTTACCTTGAAGGAAGGACTATGGTTCCAGAATTTGTTTCAGATTCAAGTGAAGTAATGGATGAAAAGAAGATGGAAGTAATGAGGAAGTATTACTATCAGATGGAAGAAAATACCTCACAAAGTCAGCGTATATTAAATGACGGGTCATGGACTGCTACATCTTCATCAGCTGTAGACCTTTATCCTGTTCACCTTGATTCTTCCTATTGGGAGGAAAGAAATTAA
- the LOC131627715 gene encoding probable leucine-rich repeat receptor-like serine/threonine-protein kinase At3g14840 isoform X3 gives MNTTFQFFSLFVIAIWFISLTAFGAATIHPDEKKALEDIAKSLGKKDWNFNIDPCSNKPNWTMGEPPNRRLDIVQSNVYCNCSIAGDNFCHVISIDLSRNYLHGTIPKQWGSMMNISKIALPVNRLTGSIPAEIANISTLQNLELWNNQLSGNLPPELGYLTQIQTLRVSSNNFTGELPVTLAKLITLLDFRIEDNQFSGKIPDYIQNWKSIQKLMIQGSGLSGPIPSGISLLTNLTNLRISDLNGSDYAPLPQLNNLTSLEKLILRNCNINGTLPNYLRNMTTLKHLDLSFNNLSGIIPSTYAYLNNLTYIILTGNLLTGSMPPWSTKVNVDLSYNNFSLSQVSQICQNDKVNLFSTSWARNDIGTTSCLSFECPKPSNSLYINCGGNQAKVNRTTYDGDSDSSGPARFHASPTGKWASSTTGAFIDSDQLGATYYSTKYTSTLTMVDAELYMTARVSPISLTYYGFCLENGSYTVNLHFAEIMIRDDQTYGSLGRRVFDIYLQGKAVQKDFNIAEEAGGVGKKIVKQFNVVVTSNTLEIRLYWAGKGTQFLPNRSVYGPLISAISVETADSPHGSISAGAVVGIVVAATVIIILVFGTLWWKGCFGKKNSLAKELESLDLHTGLFTLRQIKAATNNFDLSNKIGEGGFGPVYKGCLPNGTLIAVKQLSSKSKQGNREFLNEIGMISALQHPYLVKLYGCCVEGDQLLLIYEYLENNSLARALFGPEEHQIRLDWSTRKKICVGIARGLAYLHEESRLKVVHRDIKATNVLLDKDLDPKISDFGLARLDEEENTHISTRIAGTYGYMAPEYAMHGYLTDKADVYSFGIVVLEIISGKNNTLYRSKEEAFYLLDWAHLLKERGDLMELVDRRLGADFNKKEAMVVINVALLCTNVTSNLRPSMSSVVSYLEGRTMVPEFVSDSSEVMDEKKMEVMRKYYYQMEENTSQSQRILNDGSWTATSSSAVDLYPVHLDSSYWEERN, from the exons ATGAACACTACCTTTCAATTTTTCTCCCTTTTCGTCATTGCCATTTGGTTCATATCTCTTACAGCTTTTGGAGCTGCTACTATTCACCCCGACGAAA AGAAAGCTCTTGAAGATATAGCTAAATCACTTGGTAAGAAGGATTGGAACTTCAACATAGATCCATGCAGCAACAAACCTAACTGGACTATGGGTGAGCCTCCCAATCGCAGATTGGATATCGTACAGAGCAATGTTTACTGTAACTGCTCTATTGCCGGTGACAATTTCTGCCATGTTATTTCAAT TGACCTCTCTCGCAATTATTTGCATGGTACAATTCCAAAACAATGGGGCTCCATGATGAATATTAGTAAAAT TGCTCTTCCAGTAAACCGATTAACGGGTTCAATACCAGCtgagattgcaaacatatctactCTCCAAAATTT GGAGTTATGGAACAATCAGTTGTCAGGAAATCTTCCTCCTGAACTTGGGTATCTAACCCAAATTCAAACACT GCGAGTTTCCTCTAACAATTTTACTGGAGAACTACCTGTGACATTGGCCAAGCTCATTACATTGCTGGATTT CCGAATTGAGGACAATCAATTCTCTGGAAAGATACCTGATTATATTCAGAACTGGAAAAGTATACAAAAACT AATGATTCAAGGAAGTGGATTAAGTGGGCCGATTCCTTCTGGAATTTCACTCTTGACAAACTTAACTAACTT GAGAATTAGTGATTTGAATGGATCTGACTATGCACCTTTGCCACAACTTAATAATCTGACGTCATTAGAAAAACT GATTCTAAGGAATTGCAACATTAACGGGACGCTACCTAATTATCTTAGGAATATGACAACATTAAAGCATTT AGACCTCAGCTTTAACAACTTAAGTGGAATAATTCCTTCGACCTATGCTTACCTAAACAACTTGACATACAT AATTTTAACTGGAAACCTTCTCACTGGATCAATGCCTCCTTGGTCAACAAAAGTCAACGT AGACCTTTCATACAATAACTTCAGCTTAAGCCAAGTGAGTCAGATATGTCAAAATGATAAAGT GAACTTGTTTTCTACCTCATGGGCACGCAATGACAT AGGAACAACTTCGTGTTTGAGCTTTGAATGTCCCAAAC CCTCAAACTCCCTTTATATAAATTGTGGTGGAAATCAAGCAAAAGTCAACAGAACAACCTATGATGGTGATTCAGATTCATCTGGACCAGCTAGATTCCATGCCAGTCCAACAGGAAAATGGGCATCTAGCACCACTGGTGCATTCATTGATAGTGATCAACTTGGAGCAACTTATTATTCCACAAAATATACCTCTACACTTACTATGGTGGATGCTGAATTGTACATGACTGCGCGCGTTTCTCCTATTTCTTTGACTTATTATGGATTTTGCCTGGAAAATGGAAGCTACACAGTAAATCTACATTTTGCTGAAATAATGATCAGAGATGATCAAACCTATGGTAGTCTTGGAAGGCGTGTATTTGATATCTACCTTCAG GGAAAGGCAGTGCAAAAGGACTTCAATATTGCAGAAGAAGCAGGAGGAGTTGGTAAGAAAATTGTAAAACAGTTCAATGTTGTTGTTACTAGTAATACCTTGGAGATCCGATTGTATTGGGCTGGAAAAGGGACACAGTTTCTCCCTAATAGATCAGTATACGGTCCTCTTATATCAGCTATATCAGTTGAAACTG CAGACTCTCCACATGGAAGCATATCTGCAGGAGCTGTGGTTGGAATTGTGGTTGCAGCAACAGTTATTATCATTCTAGTATTTGGTACACTTTGGTGGAAAGGATGTTTTGGAAAGAAAAATTCATTAGCAAAAG AGCTGGAGAGTTTAGACCTACACACGGGTTTATTTACCTTAAGACAAATCAAAGCAGCCACAAATAACTTTGATCTTTCCAATAAGATTGGAGAAGGAGGGTTTGGTCCCGTGTACAAG GGATGTTTACCCAATGGGACATTAATAGCAGTAAAGCAACTTTCTTCTAAATCAAAGCAAGGGAATCGTGAGTTTTTAAATGAGATAGGCATGATTTCTGCTTTGCAGCATCCTTATCTTGTTAAACTCTATGGTTGTTGTGTGGAGGGAGATCAGTTGTTGCTGATATATGAATACTTGGAAAACAATAGTTTAGCTCGTGCTTTATTTG GTCCAGAAGAACATCAAATAAGATTAGATTGGTCAACTAGGAAGAAGATCTGTGTTGGTATTGCTAGAGGATTGGCATACCTTCATGAAGAATCAAGACTGAAGGTTGTTCACAGGGACATCAAAGCAACTAATGTGTTGCTTGATAAAGATCTTGACCCAAAGATATCTGATTTTGGTTTGGCCAGACTTGATGAGGAGGAGAACACTCACATTAGCACTAGAATTGCTGGGACCTA CGGATATATGGCTCCTGAGTACGCAATGCATGGTTATTTGACGGACAAAGCAGACGTTTATAGTTTTGGAATTGTTGTCTTGGAAATCATTAGTGGAAAGAACAACACCCTCTATCGGTCAAAGGAGGAGGCATTCTATCTTCTTGATTGG gCACATTTGTTGAAGGAGAGGGGTGACCTAATGGAGCTAGTTGATAGAAGATTAGGAGCAGATTTCAACAAAAAGGAAGCTATGGTGGTAATAAATGTGGCTCTCCTATGCACGAATGTAACTTCAAACCTTAGGCCCTCCATGTCGTCGGTGGTAAGTTACCTTGAAGGAAGGACTATGGTTCCAGAATTTGTTTCAGATTCAAGTGAAGTAATGGATGAAAAGAAGATGGAAGTAATGAGGAAGTATTACTATCAGATGGAAGAAAATACCTCACAAAGTCAGCGTATATTAAATGACGGGTCATGGACTGCTACATCTTCATCAGCTGTAGACCTTTATCCTGTTCACCTTGATTCTTCCTATTGGGAGGAAAGAAATTAA